A part of Maridesulfovibrio hydrothermalis AM13 = DSM 14728 genomic DNA contains:
- a CDS encoding GGDEF domain-containing protein: protein MKNIYQKNKPAFISIMRDKIKESAPVRLFQNILLRFAKSSLKTRAVMAILLLTVIPAGTILALMDNVSKRELAMYLSLHFSLCIAFCLPLANWLNEWLVNRELRNMNKFCVSLKHGRLDQRIELFAKSVEAAPDELTRLQQNLNWLAHTVAKREYSLTRSLAQTNKDKERLNLLSYTDHLTGLFNKRFFELKLVEACSKCISCKTPLHLMLIDCDHFKEVNDLFGHQEGDKLLARLGQIIDSSVRGGTDFPFRFGGDEFGAILVGVDSSRCEEIAERIRRRFADLKVGRASLSIGISKLCCQAQNPETEAESLISTADKALYFAKNTGRDKVISPAQYKEIAPNV from the coding sequence ATGAAAAATATATATCAAAAGAACAAGCCTGCTTTTATCTCCATCATGCGGGACAAAATCAAAGAATCCGCTCCAGTTCGCCTGTTTCAGAATATACTATTGAGGTTTGCCAAAAGCAGTCTCAAAACAAGGGCCGTCATGGCTATTTTGCTGCTTACGGTCATACCGGCAGGAACAATACTCGCACTGATGGATAATGTAAGCAAAAGAGAACTGGCCATGTACCTGAGCCTGCACTTCAGCCTGTGCATTGCCTTTTGCCTCCCGCTTGCCAATTGGCTGAACGAGTGGCTGGTCAACAGAGAACTGCGAAACATGAATAAATTCTGCGTCAGCCTGAAGCATGGCAGGCTGGATCAGCGAATTGAACTTTTTGCCAAGAGCGTAGAAGCCGCCCCTGATGAATTGACCCGTCTGCAACAAAACCTTAACTGGCTGGCCCACACTGTTGCTAAACGGGAATACAGCCTGACACGCTCTCTTGCCCAAACTAACAAAGATAAAGAAAGGCTCAATCTGCTCTCCTACACAGACCACCTCACCGGACTGTTCAATAAGCGATTCTTCGAACTTAAGCTCGTGGAAGCCTGCTCCAAATGCATTTCATGTAAAACACCTCTGCACCTCATGCTAATTGACTGTGATCACTTCAAGGAGGTCAATGACCTGTTCGGCCATCAGGAAGGCGATAAGCTTCTTGCCAGACTGGGGCAGATTATAGATTCTTCCGTCCGCGGAGGGACAGACTTCCCTTTCCGGTTCGGAGGAGATGAATTCGGAGCCATACTTGTCGGCGTTGATTCATCGCGTTGTGAGGAGATTGCCGAACGCATCCGCAGAAGATTTGCGGACCTTAAAGTAGGAAGAGCCAGCCTGAGTATCGGCATATCCAAGCTTTGCTGTCAGGCCCAGAATCCGGAAACTGAAGCGGAATCACTTATTTCCACGGCTGATAAAGCCCTCTATTTCGCAAAAAATACCGGACGGGACAAAGTAATAAGTCCCGCCCAGTATAAAGAAATTGCCCCTAATGTCTAA
- a CDS encoding magnetosome protein MamC, with amino-acid sequence MTTTTTRILPVVTASAAATGALIGGTVAAVRGTIAVKEGKMTKCEAAKAVATESAGTGLATAAGIAVTGLLGIGGIVGILGFTVVATGAKMAWDKAVPAFSTENKPVALCSAENK; translated from the coding sequence ATGACTACAACAACCACAAGAATTCTTCCCGTCGTTACTGCCTCTGCTGCTGCAACCGGTGCACTGATAGGTGGAACTGTCGCAGCTGTGCGGGGAACCATTGCAGTTAAAGAAGGAAAAATGACTAAATGTGAAGCTGCCAAAGCTGTGGCTACAGAATCCGCCGGAACAGGGCTGGCTACTGCTGCCGGAATTGCTGTAACCGGACTGCTCGGAATTGGCGGAATTGTCGGCATTCTGGGATTTACTGTAGTTGCTACCGGAGCAAAAATGGCATGGGACAAGGCAGTTCCAGCATTTTCCACTGAGAATAAACCGGTAGCACTGTGTTCTGCTGAAAACAAATAA
- a CDS encoding Fur family transcriptional regulator, giving the protein MFSPQHAFLEYLSKNNMAATEQRRVVLEVFLGTDGHHSCEELYMQVCKQDPTISPATVYRTVKLLAESGIAESLDFGDGVTRFECRYNKQHHDHLVCVRCNMKIEVVEERIEDLQESLAQKHGFTLNRHKMILYGICARCRDA; this is encoded by the coding sequence GTGTTCAGTCCTCAGCATGCTTTTTTAGAGTACCTTTCGAAAAACAATATGGCAGCCACTGAACAGCGTCGGGTGGTACTGGAAGTTTTTCTTGGCACAGACGGGCATCATTCATGTGAAGAATTATATATGCAGGTTTGCAAGCAGGATCCGACTATCAGCCCGGCAACTGTTTACAGAACGGTAAAGCTTCTGGCGGAAAGCGGTATAGCTGAATCCCTAGATTTCGGGGACGGGGTAACGCGTTTTGAATGCCGTTATAACAAACAGCATCATGACCATCTGGTTTGCGTGCGTTGCAACATGAAAATTGAAGTTGTGGAAGAGCGCATTGAAGATTTGCAGGAGTCTCTGGCCCAAAAGCATGGATTTACGCTAAATAGACACAAGATGATTCTTTATGGAATCTGCGCCCGTTGTCGGGATGCATAA
- the feoB gene encoding ferrous iron transport protein B has translation MSKEASHKDKMLKDNFLVALAGQQNAGKSTTYNMLTGANQHVANYPGVTVDKKVGSYREGKTRYEIVDLPGTYSLTSFSLEERVSREFLLEEKPDVVVNVMDATCLRRSLYFTFQVLEMNFPVTVALNMMDVAESQGISIDLQELSSRLGVDVVATVGRKGKGKQALKAAIRKSVNQETYARPVTIDYGELEEHVQALEAMLAEEASLGVLYPLRWLAIKLLENDAEVRRIVETKHTQGRRIVEEALSRRVAFEEKSNIDTGDYIVACRDMLAGEIVDACLSKEDDTKQPISERIDRWVLNRAMAPFFLLATVYLIYELSIVQGYKLTMYTWPVLAKFRDIVANVLPSAGLIEDSLLRSMGLWMVDSANTLLNYVPIFLILFALIAILEDSGYMARIAFILDRIFHSFGLHGQSTLPFILGGVFAGGCAVPGIMSTKGIPDERSRLATILTVPFMNCLAKIPLYTLLVNIYFADNKSWAMFFISTITIIMALIVAKLLTSTVLKGRETAPFIMEMPNYHAPTFFGVMQRSIERTLEYIKKVGSIVVAVSLCVFSLLQFPGLGEERMDYYENEMSKAVAVFDAKVAGTGYAAVSEPAAMLTLLNFYDDYKRARMNSSGKTGAARVDAKFKELNPEMFTILKPRGNKEAKLVNRALRKVSSVRKSLRRKIKEEKIKVSFFGMIGRSLEPVTQLAGFDWKVNIALISSFAARESSVATMGVLYQQGAADNQTLEQRMGSEGKHSGMTSLHALAVLLFFALYPPCFAATIMVKVQTGSWKWMIFAIFFPTALGFGVASTVFTLGNALGASGITMMKGFYLFALSIALLIALFHKYASDKEASAYVHQP, from the coding sequence ATGAGCAAAGAAGCTAGCCACAAAGACAAGATGCTGAAAGACAATTTTCTTGTTGCACTGGCAGGTCAGCAGAATGCAGGGAAATCAACAACCTACAATATGCTTACCGGAGCCAATCAGCATGTGGCCAACTATCCCGGTGTAACTGTTGATAAAAAGGTTGGCAGTTATCGTGAAGGAAAAACCCGTTACGAGATTGTGGACCTGCCCGGAACATACAGCCTGACTTCATTTTCATTGGAAGAAAGGGTCTCCCGTGAATTTTTGCTGGAGGAGAAGCCTGACGTTGTAGTCAATGTAATGGATGCCACCTGCCTGCGTCGCAGTCTGTACTTTACCTTTCAGGTGCTGGAGATGAATTTTCCGGTAACTGTCGCCCTTAACATGATGGATGTGGCAGAAAGTCAGGGTATTTCAATTGATCTTCAGGAGCTGAGTTCTCGTCTCGGTGTTGATGTTGTTGCTACGGTCGGGCGTAAAGGCAAGGGAAAACAAGCCCTTAAGGCTGCGATTAGAAAGTCTGTCAATCAGGAGACTTACGCCCGTCCTGTGACTATTGATTATGGAGAGCTTGAAGAACATGTTCAGGCTTTAGAAGCTATGCTGGCAGAAGAGGCATCTTTAGGTGTTTTGTATCCATTGCGCTGGCTGGCGATTAAGCTTCTTGAAAATGATGCGGAAGTCAGAAGGATTGTTGAAACCAAGCATACGCAGGGGCGCAGAATAGTTGAAGAGGCTCTCAGCCGAAGGGTTGCTTTTGAAGAGAAATCCAATATCGACACCGGCGATTACATTGTCGCCTGCCGTGATATGCTGGCCGGTGAGATTGTAGACGCTTGTCTTTCAAAAGAAGATGACACTAAACAGCCGATCTCAGAGCGCATAGACCGTTGGGTTCTCAACAGGGCTATGGCTCCGTTTTTTTTGCTGGCAACTGTATATCTCATTTATGAACTTTCAATTGTTCAGGGTTACAAGCTGACCATGTATACTTGGCCTGTTTTAGCCAAGTTCAGAGATATTGTCGCAAACGTCCTTCCTTCAGCCGGGCTTATTGAAGACTCCCTGTTGCGGTCCATGGGCCTTTGGATGGTGGACAGTGCGAATACCCTGCTCAACTATGTTCCTATCTTTTTGATACTTTTTGCATTGATCGCTATTTTGGAAGATTCTGGCTATATGGCCCGCATTGCATTTATTCTGGACAGAATCTTTCATAGTTTCGGCCTGCATGGACAGTCTACACTTCCATTTATTCTCGGTGGAGTTTTTGCCGGAGGATGCGCGGTTCCCGGAATTATGTCCACTAAGGGGATTCCTGATGAGAGGTCGCGGCTGGCAACTATTTTGACGGTTCCGTTTATGAATTGTCTGGCCAAGATTCCGCTTTATACCCTGCTGGTGAATATTTATTTTGCTGATAATAAATCGTGGGCTATGTTTTTCATATCCACTATCACTATCATAATGGCATTGATAGTCGCCAAGCTTTTGACCTCGACTGTTCTTAAAGGACGGGAGACGGCCCCCTTTATCATGGAAATGCCCAATTATCATGCTCCTACATTCTTTGGAGTCATGCAGCGTTCAATTGAGCGGACTTTAGAGTACATCAAAAAAGTCGGTTCTATTGTTGTGGCAGTTTCTCTTTGCGTCTTTTCGCTCTTGCAGTTCCCCGGACTGGGGGAAGAGCGCATGGACTATTATGAAAATGAAATGAGTAAAGCCGTGGCAGTTTTTGATGCAAAGGTTGCCGGGACCGGGTATGCAGCCGTTTCCGAGCCTGCGGCAATGCTGACTCTGCTTAACTTTTATGATGATTACAAACGGGCGCGCATGAATTCGTCCGGAAAAACAGGTGCTGCCAGAGTTGATGCAAAATTCAAGGAATTAAATCCTGAAATGTTCACCATACTCAAACCGCGCGGCAATAAGGAGGCCAAACTTGTAAACCGTGCTTTGCGCAAAGTCTCATCGGTACGCAAAAGTTTGCGCCGTAAAATCAAGGAAGAGAAGATCAAGGTTTCTTTCTTTGGCATGATCGGCAGGTCTCTTGAGCCGGTAACCCAGCTTGCCGGATTTGACTGGAAAGTAAATATTGCTCTGATAAGTTCGTTTGCCGCACGCGAATCGTCCGTGGCAACTATGGGAGTTCTTTACCAGCAGGGAGCTGCTGACAATCAGACTCTTGAGCAGCGTATGGGCAGCGAAGGAAAGCATTCCGGTATGACCTCGCTTCACGCCTTGGCGGTACTTTTGTTTTTTGCCCTTTATCCTCCCTGCTTTGCAGCGACTATTATGGTTAAAGTGCAAACCGGATCATGGAAATGGATGATTTTTGCCATATTTTTTCCAACTGCACTTGGATTCGGTGTGGCTTCAACTGTTTTCACGCTCGGGAATGCTTTGGGGGCCAGCGGGATAACTATGATGAAAGGATTCTATCTTTTTGCTTTAAGCATAGCCTTGCTGATAGCCCTGTTTCACAAATATGCGTCGGATAAAGAAGCTTCTGCTTACGTTCATCAACCTTAA
- a CDS encoding FeoA family protein → MFNKFDFFNREVFSGRRKQRGHGGGRRRGKNCNMRGTSLLDIPIGSRATIKRHYSEGAVRQRLLDLGFVPGREVEVVRVATLGCPLELKVAGYCVTLRRTEACEIEVDNEQRS, encoded by the coding sequence ATGTTCAACAAATTTGATTTTTTTAACCGTGAAGTTTTTTCCGGCAGGAGAAAACAGCGCGGTCATGGTGGCGGCAGAAGACGTGGCAAAAACTGCAATATGCGGGGGACAAGTCTTTTGGATATCCCCATAGGCAGCAGGGCTACAATTAAAAGACATTATTCAGAAGGGGCTGTTCGCCAGCGTTTGCTTGATCTGGGTTTTGTCCCGGGCCGTGAGGTTGAAGTGGTCAGGGTTGCAACTCTGGGGTGTCCGCTGGAACTTAAAGTGGCCGGTTATTGTGTGACGTTACGCCGCACTGAAGCCTGCGAAATAGAGGTGGATAATGAGCAAAGAAGCTAG